The DNA sequence CAAGACCAAAATATTAAGTCTACAAACTTTACAGAGTGAAATTGAGACGTTTatgaagaatataaaaaataaattcataagaTATGGATCTGCTAGCCATCAATTTGGGAACAAATGTGATCAAGAAAATATACATCACCGAAAGAAATCAGTGAAGCAAGATAAAGAACCAAGAAACCTCGatccaaacaaataaaaaaaaaaaaaaaaaaactcaacggATCCACCACCGTTTGTAAATCCAATCGCACTCCGTGGCCTCAAACGCAGCGTCCGGGGAGCTAGTTCCGTTACGCGATTTCAGCGGCACGTGCAACCCACACCGAATATTGGGTCTGATGGTATGGCTTTTGAAGAACAAGAACTTGAACCGGACATTCATGAAGAGCTTCACGTCAATGGGGAAAATCCCGGAGTCGTTGTCCTTTTCGAACTGGGAACCCTGTTCCGCGGTGAGTGGTGTCACGCGCTGGCCATTGAAGAGGGGGCTGATGAAGGTGGTGTTTTTTGTGTGCTGGAAGAAAGGCCCCAGGGTCTGGGAGGCGAATCGAGCATCCTCGTATAAAGCGACCGCTTCGATTTGGTCGTAGTAGACGCCGACTCTTTTGTTGGGGTTGCGGATGGAAACGTTGAGGGCGAGGTTGTAGTGGAGCGTGTTGTT is a window from the Vigna unguiculata cultivar IT97K-499-35 chromosome 7, ASM411807v1, whole genome shotgun sequence genome containing:
- the LOC114189774 gene encoding NDR1/HIN1-like protein 3, with product MSQLNGAYYGPSIPPPKSYRRPSRSGGGCGCLSCCCGCIFDCIISLICKILVTVLVIAAVLVFLFWLIVRPNVLKFHVTDASLTRFTYSNNTLHYNLALNVSIRNPNKRVGVYYDQIEAVALYEDARFASQTLGPFFQHTKNTTFISPLFNGQRVTPLTAEQGSQFEKDNDSGIFPIDVKLFMNVRFKFLFFKSHTIRPNIRCGLHVPLKSRNGTSSPDAAFEATECDWIYKRWWIR